The genomic segment GCGGAGCCGGACCGACGGTGCTCGTGTCTCCGCTCCTGGCCCTCATGCGCGACCAGATCGCGGCGGCCGCGCGCGCGGGGGTGCGCGCGGTCAAGATCGACTCGACGAACGCGCACGAGTGGTCGGATGTGCTCGCGCAGCTGGACCACGACGAGGTCGACGTGCTCCTCGTCTCGCCGGAGCGGCTCAACAACCCTTCGTTCCGCGACGAGCAGCTGCCCCAGCTCGTCGACCGCATCGGCCTGCTGGTCGTCGACGAGGCGCACTGCATCAGCGACTGGGGGCATGACTTCCGCCCCGACTACCGCCGGCTGCGCGACCTCATCGCGCGCATGCCGGCCGGCGTGCCGGTGCTGGCCACCACCGCGACGGCCAACAGCCGCGTCGTCGCCGACGTCGCCGAGCAGCTCGATGCGGGTATGGCGGAGTCGGATGCTGCGTCCGCCGGCGTGCTCACGATCCGCGGGCCCCTGGCGCGCGCGTCGCTCCGGCTCGGCGTGCTCCGCCTCCCCGACTCGCCCAGCCGGCTGGCGTGGCTCATCAGCCACCTCGGCGATCTCCCCGGTTCGGGCATCATCTACACCCTCACGGTGGCGGCGGCGAACGACACCGCACGGCTCCTGCGCGAACGCGGCCACGACGTGCGCGCCTACACCGGGCAGACCGACACCGACGAGCGGGAGGAGTCCGAGGCGCTCCTCAAAGACAACGGGGTGAAGGCCCTCGTGGCCACCAGTGCGCTGGGGATGGGCTTCGACAAGCCCGATCTCGGTTTCGTCGTGCACCTGGGTGCGCCGTCGTCGCCGGTGTCGTACTACCAGCAGGTCGGACGTGCCGGCCGTGCGACCGAGTCGGCCGACGTGCTGCTGCTGCCGGGCACCGAGGACCGCGAGATCTGGCACTACTTCGCCACGGCGTCGATGCCCGACCGCGAGCGCGCCGAGCGGGTGCTCGCGGCGCTCGGCGACGCCCCGGGCCCGCTGTCGACTCCGGCGCTCGAGGCCGTCGTCGACATCCGCCGCACACCGCTCGAGCTGCTGCTGAAGGTGCTCGACGTCGACGGAGCCGTCGCCCGAGTGCGTGGCGGCTGGATCGCCACCGGCGAACCCTGGACCTACGACGAAGACCGTTACCGGCGCATCGCCGCCGAGCGGATCGCCGAGCAGCAGCACATGATCGAGTACGAGGAGACGTCGGGCTGCCGCATGGAGTTCCTGCAGCGCTCGCTCGACGACGACACCGCAGCGCCCTGCGGCCGGTGCGACAACTGCGCGGGCGCCTGGTTCCCGGTCGAGATCGCGGCGGGAGTGACGGATGCCGCCGCCGCTGCCCTCGATCGCGTCGGCGTGCCGATCGAACCGCGTCGGCAGTGGCCGACCGGCGCCGACCGGCTCGGCGTCCCGGTGAGGGGCCGCATCGCCGCGGACGAACAGGCCGCGGAAGGACGCGCGCTCGCGCGTCTCACCGATCTGGGGTGGGGTGGGCCGCTTCGCGACCTGTTCGCCGCCGGTGCCGGGGACGCACCGGTGCCGGCCGGGGTGCTGCAGGCCTGCGTGCGCGTGCTCGCCGAATGGGGCTGGGAGCGCCGCCCCGCCGCCGTGGTCGCGGTGCCCTCGCGGTCGAAGCCGCAGCTGGTTGCCTCGCTCGCCCGTGGCCTCGCCGAGATCGGCCGGCTGCCCTTCCTCGGCTCGCTCGACGTGGTCGACGGCGGTCC from the Microbacterium atlanticum genome contains:
- a CDS encoding RecQ family ATP-dependent DNA helicase; this translates as MTATTTTRAEALDVLRALVGRGDADFHDGQFEAIEALVDDRRRALVVQRTGWGKSAVYFVATLLLRRRGAGPTVLVSPLLALMRDQIAAAARAGVRAVKIDSTNAHEWSDVLAQLDHDEVDVLLVSPERLNNPSFRDEQLPQLVDRIGLLVVDEAHCISDWGHDFRPDYRRLRDLIARMPAGVPVLATTATANSRVVADVAEQLDAGMAESDAASAGVLTIRGPLARASLRLGVLRLPDSPSRLAWLISHLGDLPGSGIIYTLTVAAANDTARLLRERGHDVRAYTGQTDTDEREESEALLKDNGVKALVATSALGMGFDKPDLGFVVHLGAPSSPVSYYQQVGRAGRATESADVLLLPGTEDREIWHYFATASMPDRERAERVLAALGDAPGPLSTPALEAVVDIRRTPLELLLKVLDVDGAVARVRGGWIATGEPWTYDEDRYRRIAAERIAEQQHMIEYEETSGCRMEFLQRSLDDDTAAPCGRCDNCAGAWFPVEIAAGVTDAAAAALDRVGVPIEPRRQWPTGADRLGVPVRGRIAADEQAAEGRALARLTDLGWGGPLRDLFAAGAGDAPVPAGVLQACVRVLAEWGWERRPAAVVAVPSRSKPQLVASLARGLAEIGRLPFLGSLDVVDGGPAGSPGGNSAFRVAGVWGRFSAAALDLPDGPVLLVDDRVDSGWTLTIAARELRRAGASEVLPFALALRG